A genomic region of Oryza glaberrima chromosome 1, OglaRS2, whole genome shotgun sequence contains the following coding sequences:
- the LOC127760462 gene encoding putative cytochrome c oxidase subunit 5b-like, whose product MWRRLQTLAPALRRAASASASAAASGAAGPASLARAAPLSTAAAAAFRRTSPLLSGDKPATVEDVMPIATGLEREELAAELKGEKRFDMDPPVGPFGTKEAPAVIESYYNKRIVGCPGGEGEDEHDVVWFWLKKDEPHECPVCSQYFVLKVIGDGGDPDGHDDDDEHHH is encoded by the exons ATGTGGCGCCGCCTCCAAACCCTGGCCCCGgccctgcgccgcgccgcctccgcctccgcctccgcggcggcatCGGGCGCCGCGGgccccgcctccctcgcccgcgccgcgccgctctccacggcggccgccgccgccttccgccgcacCAGCCCTCTCCTGTCCG GGGACAagccggcgacggtggaggaCGTCATGCCCATCGCCACGGGGCTGGAGCGCGAGGAGCTCGCGGCGGAGCTCAAG GGGGAGAAGCGGTTCGACATGGATCCTCCCGTAGGCCCATTTGGTACCAAG GAGGCCCCAGCTGTCATTGAATCCTACTATAACAAGAGGATAGTTGGTTGTCCTGGTGGTGAAGGAG AGGATGAGCATGATGTTGTATGGTTCTGGTTGAAAAAAGATGAACCGCATGAGTGCCCAGTCTGTTCACAATATTTTGTG CTTAAGGTCATTGGTGATGGTGGTGATCCAGATGGacatgatgatgacgacgagcATCACCACTAA
- the LOC127780979 gene encoding probable ribosomal protein S11, mitochondrial, which produces STAASAAFPPPQSETASRLGLFSMPGGDTRQPSYGDRLMESQQLPQDYRANVPRSGDTMSRIAGGENPSYFGTPSRIFDEHKQSLVKGKRDFVHVLLKRNKTFVTVTDVRGNRKTGASAGCLEDRKGRSRLSKYATEATAEHVGRAARKMGLKSVVMKVKGTVFFNKKKKVILSFREGFRGERVREQSPVVFIHDVTQLPHNGCRLPKQRLV; this is translated from the exons tccacggcggcctccgccgccttccCACCTCCTCAGTCTGAAACCGCTTCACGTCTGGGTTTGTTCTCCATGCCCGGCGGCGACACACGCCAACCTTCGTATGGAGACCGTCTCATGGAGTCACAGCAGCTGCCTCAAGACTACCGTGCCAATGTGCCGCGTTCTGGTGACACGAT GTCCAGGATAGCTGGTGGCGAGAATCCCTCCTACTTCGGGACCCCATCACGCATCTTTGACGAACACAAGCAATCTCTGGTGAAAGGGAAGAGAGATTTTGTCCATGTCTTGCTCAAGAGAAACAAGACCTTTGTGACCGTGACAGACGTTCGGGGGAACAGAAAGACCGGGGCATCCGCTGGTTGTTTGGAGGACAGGAAAGGGCGCTCTCGTCTCTCCAAATATGCTACTGAAGCAACCGCAGAACATGTCGGGCGAGCCGCGAGGAAGATGGGTTTGAAATCCGTGGTGATGAAAGTGAAAGGAACTGTGTTCTTCAATAAGAAGAAGAAAGTGATCCTGAGCTTCAGAGAAGGCTTTCGGGGTGAAAGAGTAAGGGAGCAATCTCCTGTGGTGTTTATCCATGATGTGACCCAGCTTCCACACAACGGATGCCGGCTCCCGAAACAACGCCTGGTTTAG